The proteins below are encoded in one region of Conger conger chromosome 17, fConCon1.1, whole genome shotgun sequence:
- the uchl3 gene encoding ubiquitin carboxyl-terminal hydrolase isozyme L3 isoform X1, protein MEGQRWLPLEANPDVMNQFLRQLGLQPSWQFGDVYGLDPELLSMVPRPVSAVLLLFPVTDKYETFRMEEEVKIRAQGQQVNPDVYFMRQTIGNACGTIGLIHAVANNQARLDFEPDSALKKFLVQSSSLSPEDKATFLEKDESIRVTHESSAQEGQTEAPSLDEKVDLHFIAFVNVGGSLYELDGRKPFPIAHGKTTEDTFLEDATAVCQRFMARDPDELRFTVVALSKA, encoded by the exons ATGGAAGGCCAGCGCTGGTTGCCTTTGGAAGCTAACCCCGAT GTAATGAACCAA TTCCTGCGGCAGCTGGGTCTGCAGCCGAGCTGGCAGTTTGGGGACGTGTACGGTCTGGATCCAGAGCTGCTCAGCATGGTTCCCAGGCCTGTGAGCGCGGTCCTGCTCCTGTTCCCCGTGACAGACAAG tATGAAACCTTcaggatggaggaggaggtgaagatCAGGGCGCAGGGTCAGCAGGTCAACCCCGACGTGTACTTCATGAGGCAGACGATAGGCAACGCCTGCGGCACCATCGGCCTGATCCACGCCGTGGCCAATAACCAGGCCCGTCTGGACTTCG AACCAGATTCTGCCCTGAAGAAGTTTCTGGTGCAGTCCAGTTCCCTCAGTCCAGAAGATAAGGCCACTTTCCTTGAGAAAGACGAG AGTATTCGTGTCACGCACGAGTCCAGCGCGCAGGAAGGACAGACAGAG GCCCCGAGTTTAGATGAAAAAGTGGACTtgcattttattgcatttgtgAATGTCGGGGGGAGTCTGTATGAGCTGG ACGGCCGCAAGCCCTTCCCAATCGCCCATGGGAAAACCACAGAGGACACTTTCCTTGAG GACGCGACGGCAGTCTGTCAGAGATTCATGGCGCGAGACCCGGATGAGCTGCGCTTCACCGTCGTCGCGCTCTCCAAGGCGTGA
- the uchl3 gene encoding ubiquitin carboxyl-terminal hydrolase isozyme L3 isoform X2, translating to MVPRPVSAVLLLFPVTDKYETFRMEEEVKIRAQGQQVNPDVYFMRQTIGNACGTIGLIHAVANNQARLDFEPDSALKKFLVQSSSLSPEDKATFLEKDESIRVTHESSAQEGQTEAPSLDEKVDLHFIAFVNVGGSLYELDGRKPFPIAHGKTTEDTFLEDATAVCQRFMARDPDELRFTVVALSKA from the exons ATGGTTCCCAGGCCTGTGAGCGCGGTCCTGCTCCTGTTCCCCGTGACAGACAAG tATGAAACCTTcaggatggaggaggaggtgaagatCAGGGCGCAGGGTCAGCAGGTCAACCCCGACGTGTACTTCATGAGGCAGACGATAGGCAACGCCTGCGGCACCATCGGCCTGATCCACGCCGTGGCCAATAACCAGGCCCGTCTGGACTTCG AACCAGATTCTGCCCTGAAGAAGTTTCTGGTGCAGTCCAGTTCCCTCAGTCCAGAAGATAAGGCCACTTTCCTTGAGAAAGACGAG AGTATTCGTGTCACGCACGAGTCCAGCGCGCAGGAAGGACAGACAGAG GCCCCGAGTTTAGATGAAAAAGTGGACTtgcattttattgcatttgtgAATGTCGGGGGGAGTCTGTATGAGCTGG ACGGCCGCAAGCCCTTCCCAATCGCCCATGGGAAAACCACAGAGGACACTTTCCTTGAG GACGCGACGGCAGTCTGTCAGAGATTCATGGCGCGAGACCCGGATGAGCTGCGCTTCACCGTCGTCGCGCTCTCCAAGGCGTGA